In uncultured Desulfobacter sp., one DNA window encodes the following:
- a CDS encoding IS1595 family transposase, translating to MVAGHKGNPEAVFQKGREGRRNRLRGARGRGTLEKEKPPVFGMIQRCGLVVIKMLANVRRVTIEPLIKSVILPGTLIYTDEYGIYNRLSEWGYKHKSVNHGAGEYARDEDGDGFHEVHVNTMEGFWSLLRGWLRPHRGVSQEKLPFYLGFFEFVHNAGKRGKALLHSLVELLVR from the coding sequence ATTGTAGCAGGGCATAAAGGCAATCCCGAAGCAGTATTCCAAAAAGGGAGGGAAGGCCGTCGAAATCGTTTACGAGGTGCTCGTGGGCGGGGTACATTGGAAAAAGAGAAGCCACCTGTATTTGGTATGATTCAGCGATGCGGGCTGGTGGTAATCAAGATGCTTGCCAATGTTCGCCGGGTAACCATTGAGCCCTTGATAAAATCAGTCATTTTGCCAGGAACTTTGATCTACACGGATGAATACGGGATATATAACCGATTAAGCGAGTGGGGGTACAAGCATAAGAGCGTGAATCACGGGGCTGGAGAATATGCCAGAGACGAGGATGGGGATGGTTTCCATGAAGTCCATGTAAATACGATGGAAGGCTTCTGGTCTTTGCTACGTGGTTGGTTGCGTCCACATCGAGGAGTTTCACAGGAAAAGCTCCCGTTTTATCTTGGCTTTTTTGAATTCGTTCATAACGCTGGCAAGCGAGGAAAGGCCTTGCTCCATTCACTTGTCGAACTTTTGGTCAGATAA
- a CDS encoding transposase, producing the protein MQVNIKTLIDDTQCYETVRELRWPEGRQCPFCESKRVIKRGFDEKEPARQRYECKNCSKRFDDLTGTIFAGHHQPLKVWILCLYFMGLNLSNKQIAKELDLDRTDVQKMTTQLREGVVKKSRP; encoded by the coding sequence ATGCAGGTAAACATAAAGACTCTGATTGATGATACACAATGTTATGAAACTGTTCGGGAATTGCGCTGGCCGGAAGGACGCCAATGTCCGTTTTGTGAATCCAAACGAGTAATCAAAAGGGGTTTCGATGAAAAAGAACCTGCCAGGCAGCGTTATGAATGTAAAAATTGTAGTAAACGCTTTGACGACTTGACGGGTACCATTTTCGCTGGGCATCATCAACCCCTAAAAGTATGGATTTTGTGTCTTTATTTTATGGGGCTGAACTTGTCCAACAAGCAGATTGCCAAAGAACTGGACTTGGACCGCACGGATGTTCAAAAGATGACCACCCAACTTCGTGAAGGCGTGGTAAAAAAAAGCCGCCCGTAA
- a CDS encoding DUF6557 family protein — MKLYDLIHKYDWNVVWSTRVFLDEYFEKDHFKNLYMRTYQLLRQIEPVKSNDSIQIEKSYDEISKEYIWEVFCINESNDNERLGWLDFTPWSDWLGMKISENTKNNFAEPHIMVIILGSGQVNHLKYNIIDQ, encoded by the coding sequence ATGAAATTATACGATCTCATCCATAAATATGACTGGAATGTTGTATGGTCTACAAGAGTATTCTTGGATGAATACTTTGAAAAAGATCATTTTAAGAATTTATATATGCGTACCTATCAGCTCCTTAGGCAAATTGAGCCAGTAAAATCAAATGATTCAATCCAAATTGAGAAAAGTTATGATGAGATAAGTAAAGAATATATCTGGGAAGTTTTTTGCATCAATGAAAGCAATGATAATGAAAGGTTAGGATGGTTAGATTTTACACCTTGGTCTGATTGGTTGGGGATGAAAATAAGTGAAAATACAAAAAACAATTTTGCTGAACCCCACATTATGGTAATAATTTTGGGGTCGGGCCAAGTCAACCATCTGAAATATAACATAATAGACCAATAA